From one Meles meles chromosome 18, mMelMel3.1 paternal haplotype, whole genome shotgun sequence genomic stretch:
- the ATXN7L3 gene encoding ataxin-7-like protein 3 isoform X4 — protein MKMEEMSLSGLDNSKLEAIAQEIYADLVEDSCLGFCFEVHRAVKCGYFFLDDTDPDSMKDFEIVDQPGLDIFGQVFNQWKSKECVCPNCSRSIAASRFAPHLEKCLGMGRNSSRIANRRIANSNNMNKSESDQEDNDDINDNDWSYGSEKKAKKRKSDKNPNSPRRSKSLKHKNGELSNSDPFKYNNSTGISYETLGPDELRNLLTTQCGVISEHTKKMCTRSVRCPQHTDEQRRAVRIYFLGPSAVLPEVESSLDNDSFDMTDSQALISRLQWDGSSDLSPSDSGSSKTSENQGWGLGTNSSESRKTKKKKSHLSLVGTASSLGSNKKKKPKPPAPPTPSIYDDIN, from the exons atgaaaatggaggAAATGTCTTTGTCTGGCCTGGATAACAGCAAACTAGAG GCCATCGCTCAGGAGATATACGCGGACCTGGTTGAGGATTCTTGTTTGGGATTCTGCTTCGAGGTGCACCGGGCTGTCAAGTGTGGCTACTTCTTCCTGGACGACACGGACCCTGATAGCATGAAGGATTTTG agatCGTGGACCAGCCGGGGTTGGACATCTTTGGACAGGTTTTCAACCAGTGGAAGAGCAAGGAGTGTGTCTGCCCCAACTGCAGTCGCAGTATCGCTGCCTCCCGCTTCGCTCCCCATCTGGAGAAGTGCCTGGGGATGGGCCGGAACAGCAGCCGCATCGCCAACCGCCG GATTGCCAATAGTAACAATATGAACAAGTCGGAGAGTGACCAAGAGGATAATGATGACATCAACGACAACGACTGGTCCTATGGCTCAGAGAAGAAAG CCAAGAAGAGAAAATCAGACAAG AACCCCAATTCCCCTCGAAGATCCAagtctttaaaacacaaaaatg gggAACTTAGCAATTCGGATCCTTTTAAG TATAACAACTCAACTGGGATCAGCTACGAAACCCTGGGGCCGGACGAGCTGCGTAACCTGCTCACCACG CAATGTGGGGTGATTTCTGAACACACCAAGAAGATGTGCACAAG GTCCGTGCGCTGCCCCCAGCACACAGATGAGCAGCGGCGAGCCGTGCGCATTTATTTCCTCGGACCCTCAGC CGTCCTTCCAGAGGTCGAGAGTTCCCTGGATAATGACAGCTTTGACATGACTGACAGCCAGGCCCTGATCAGCCGGCTTCAGTGGGACGGCTCCTCTGATCTCTCGCCCTCCGATTCAGGCTCCTCCAAGACGAGTGAGAATCAGGGATGGGGTCTAG GTACCAACAGCTCTGAGTCAcggaaaaccaagaaaaagaaatcccatcTGAGCCTGGTAGGGACTGCCTCCAGCCTGGGCTCCAACAAGAAGAAGAAGCCAAAGCCACCGGCACCCCCGACGCCCAGCATCTACGATGACATCAACTGA
- the TMUB2 gene encoding transmembrane and ubiquitin-like domain-containing protein 2 isoform X2: protein MSVDPVSSQAMEFSDVTLIEGVGNEVTVVAGVVVLILALVLAWLSTYVADSGSNQLLGTIVSAGDTSVLHLGHVDHLVAGQGTPEPTELPHPSEGNDEKAEEAGESGGDSTGEPEAGGGVEPSLEHLLDIQGLPKRHAGPESSSPEAPLRSEDSGCLPPSPSLISVRLKFLNDTEELAVARPEDTVGALKSKYFPGQESQMKLIYQGRLLQDPARTLRSLNITDNCVIHCHRSPPGSAVPGPSASLAPSSATEPPSLGVSVGSLMVPVFVVLLGVVWYFRINYRQFFTAPATVSLVGVTVFFSFLVFGMYGR from the exons ATGAG TGTCGACCCAGTCAGCAGCCAGGCCATGGAGTTCTCTGATGTCACCCTCATTGAGGGTGTGGGTAATGAGGTGACTGTGGTGGCAGGTGTGGTGGTGCTGATTCTAGCCTTGGTCCTAGCTTGGCTCTCTACCTACGTAGCAGACAGCGGTAGCAACCAGCTCCTGGGCACCATTGTGTCAGCTGGAGACACGTCCGTCCTCCACCTGGGGCATGTGGACCATCTAGTGGCAGGCCAAGGCACCCCAGAGCCAACCGAACTCCCCCATCCATCAGAGGGTAATGATGAGAAGGCTGAAGAGGCTGGCGAAAGTGGGGGAGACTCCACGGGGGAGCCTGAAGCTGGGGGCGGTGTTGAGCCAAGCCTCGAGCATCTGCTTGACATCCAAGGCCTTCCCAAAAGACACGCGGGCCCGGAAAGCAGCAGTCCAGAGGCCCCTCTGAGATCTGAGGATAGCggctgcctccctcccagccccagcctcatCAGTGTGCGGCTCAAATTCCTCAATGACACCGAGGAGCTGGCGGTGGCCAGGCCGGAGGATACTGTGGGTGCCCTGAAGAG TAAATACTTCCCTGGACAGGAGAGCCAGATGAAACTCATCTACCAGGGGCGTCTGCTGCAGGACCCAGCTCGCACACTGCGTTCCCTGAACATTACCGACAACTGTGTGATTCACTGCCACCGCTCACCCCCAGGGTCAGCTGTTCCAGGCCCTTCAGCCTCCCTGGCCCCCTCCTCGGCCACTGAACCCCCCAGCCTTGGCGTCAGTGTGGGCAGCCTCATGGTGCCTGTGTTTGTGGTGCTGTTGGGTGTGGTCTGGTACTTCCGTATCAATTACCGCCAGTTCTTCACAGCACCTGCCACTGTCTCCCTGGTGGGGGTCACTGTCTTCTTCAGCTTCCTAGTATTTGGGATGTATGGACGATAA
- the TMUB2 gene encoding transmembrane and ubiquitin-like domain-containing protein 2 isoform X1, translating into MISRHRQNNLMSVDPVSSQAMEFSDVTLIEGVGNEVTVVAGVVVLILALVLAWLSTYVADSGSNQLLGTIVSAGDTSVLHLGHVDHLVAGQGTPEPTELPHPSEGNDEKAEEAGESGGDSTGEPEAGGGVEPSLEHLLDIQGLPKRHAGPESSSPEAPLRSEDSGCLPPSPSLISVRLKFLNDTEELAVARPEDTVGALKSKYFPGQESQMKLIYQGRLLQDPARTLRSLNITDNCVIHCHRSPPGSAVPGPSASLAPSSATEPPSLGVSVGSLMVPVFVVLLGVVWYFRINYRQFFTAPATVSLVGVTVFFSFLVFGMYGR; encoded by the exons ATGATTTCCCGTCACCGTCAAAACAAccttatgag TGTCGACCCAGTCAGCAGCCAGGCCATGGAGTTCTCTGATGTCACCCTCATTGAGGGTGTGGGTAATGAGGTGACTGTGGTGGCAGGTGTGGTGGTGCTGATTCTAGCCTTGGTCCTAGCTTGGCTCTCTACCTACGTAGCAGACAGCGGTAGCAACCAGCTCCTGGGCACCATTGTGTCAGCTGGAGACACGTCCGTCCTCCACCTGGGGCATGTGGACCATCTAGTGGCAGGCCAAGGCACCCCAGAGCCAACCGAACTCCCCCATCCATCAGAGGGTAATGATGAGAAGGCTGAAGAGGCTGGCGAAAGTGGGGGAGACTCCACGGGGGAGCCTGAAGCTGGGGGCGGTGTTGAGCCAAGCCTCGAGCATCTGCTTGACATCCAAGGCCTTCCCAAAAGACACGCGGGCCCGGAAAGCAGCAGTCCAGAGGCCCCTCTGAGATCTGAGGATAGCggctgcctccctcccagccccagcctcatCAGTGTGCGGCTCAAATTCCTCAATGACACCGAGGAGCTGGCGGTGGCCAGGCCGGAGGATACTGTGGGTGCCCTGAAGAG TAAATACTTCCCTGGACAGGAGAGCCAGATGAAACTCATCTACCAGGGGCGTCTGCTGCAGGACCCAGCTCGCACACTGCGTTCCCTGAACATTACCGACAACTGTGTGATTCACTGCCACCGCTCACCCCCAGGGTCAGCTGTTCCAGGCCCTTCAGCCTCCCTGGCCCCCTCCTCGGCCACTGAACCCCCCAGCCTTGGCGTCAGTGTGGGCAGCCTCATGGTGCCTGTGTTTGTGGTGCTGTTGGGTGTGGTCTGGTACTTCCGTATCAATTACCGCCAGTTCTTCACAGCACCTGCCACTGTCTCCCTGGTGGGGGTCACTGTCTTCTTCAGCTTCCTAGTATTTGGGATGTATGGACGATAA
- the ATXN7L3 gene encoding ataxin-7-like protein 3 isoform X3 — protein sequence MKMEEMSLSGLDNSKLEAIAQEIYADLVEDSCLGFCFEVHRAVKCGYFFLDDTDPDSMKDFEIVDQPGLDIFGQVFNQWKSKECVCPNCSRSIAASRFAPHLEKCLGMGRNSSRIANRRIANSNNMNKSESDQEDNDDINDNDWSYGSEKKAKKRKSDKLWYLPFQNPNSPRRSKSLKHKNGELSNSDPFKYNNSTGISYETLGPDELRNLLTTQCGVISEHTKKMCTRSVRCPQHTDEQRRAVRIYFLGPSAVLPEVESSLDNDSFDMTDSQALISRLQWDGSSDLSPSDSGSSKTSENQGWGLGTNSSESRKTKKKKSHLSLVGTASSLGSNKKKKPKPPAPPTPSIYDDIN from the exons atgaaaatggaggAAATGTCTTTGTCTGGCCTGGATAACAGCAAACTAGAG GCCATCGCTCAGGAGATATACGCGGACCTGGTTGAGGATTCTTGTTTGGGATTCTGCTTCGAGGTGCACCGGGCTGTCAAGTGTGGCTACTTCTTCCTGGACGACACGGACCCTGATAGCATGAAGGATTTTG agatCGTGGACCAGCCGGGGTTGGACATCTTTGGACAGGTTTTCAACCAGTGGAAGAGCAAGGAGTGTGTCTGCCCCAACTGCAGTCGCAGTATCGCTGCCTCCCGCTTCGCTCCCCATCTGGAGAAGTGCCTGGGGATGGGCCGGAACAGCAGCCGCATCGCCAACCGCCG GATTGCCAATAGTAACAATATGAACAAGTCGGAGAGTGACCAAGAGGATAATGATGACATCAACGACAACGACTGGTCCTATGGCTCAGAGAAGAAAG CCAAGAAGAGAAAATCAGACAAG CTGTGGTATCTCCCATTCCAGAACCCCAATTCCCCTCGAAGATCCAagtctttaaaacacaaaaatg gggAACTTAGCAATTCGGATCCTTTTAAG TATAACAACTCAACTGGGATCAGCTACGAAACCCTGGGGCCGGACGAGCTGCGTAACCTGCTCACCACG CAATGTGGGGTGATTTCTGAACACACCAAGAAGATGTGCACAAG GTCCGTGCGCTGCCCCCAGCACACAGATGAGCAGCGGCGAGCCGTGCGCATTTATTTCCTCGGACCCTCAGC CGTCCTTCCAGAGGTCGAGAGTTCCCTGGATAATGACAGCTTTGACATGACTGACAGCCAGGCCCTGATCAGCCGGCTTCAGTGGGACGGCTCCTCTGATCTCTCGCCCTCCGATTCAGGCTCCTCCAAGACGAGTGAGAATCAGGGATGGGGTCTAG GTACCAACAGCTCTGAGTCAcggaaaaccaagaaaaagaaatcccatcTGAGCCTGGTAGGGACTGCCTCCAGCCTGGGCTCCAACAAGAAGAAGAAGCCAAAGCCACCGGCACCCCCGACGCCCAGCATCTACGATGACATCAACTGA
- the ATXN7L3 gene encoding ataxin-7-like protein 3 isoform X2 — MKMEEMSLSGLDNSKLEAIAQEIYADLVEDSCLGFCFEVHRAVKCGYFFLDDTDPDSMKDFEIVDQPGLDIFGQVFNQWKSKECVCPNCSRSIAASRFAPHLEKCLGMGRNSSRIANRRIANSNNMNKSESDQEDNDDINDNDWSYGSEKKAKKRKSDKNPNSPRRSKSLKHKNGFSVCTSASNTLPLLFSSSGELSNSDPFKYNNSTGISYETLGPDELRNLLTTQCGVISEHTKKMCTRSVRCPQHTDEQRRAVRIYFLGPSAVLPEVESSLDNDSFDMTDSQALISRLQWDGSSDLSPSDSGSSKTSENQGWGLGTNSSESRKTKKKKSHLSLVGTASSLGSNKKKKPKPPAPPTPSIYDDIN; from the exons atgaaaatggaggAAATGTCTTTGTCTGGCCTGGATAACAGCAAACTAGAG GCCATCGCTCAGGAGATATACGCGGACCTGGTTGAGGATTCTTGTTTGGGATTCTGCTTCGAGGTGCACCGGGCTGTCAAGTGTGGCTACTTCTTCCTGGACGACACGGACCCTGATAGCATGAAGGATTTTG agatCGTGGACCAGCCGGGGTTGGACATCTTTGGACAGGTTTTCAACCAGTGGAAGAGCAAGGAGTGTGTCTGCCCCAACTGCAGTCGCAGTATCGCTGCCTCCCGCTTCGCTCCCCATCTGGAGAAGTGCCTGGGGATGGGCCGGAACAGCAGCCGCATCGCCAACCGCCG GATTGCCAATAGTAACAATATGAACAAGTCGGAGAGTGACCAAGAGGATAATGATGACATCAACGACAACGACTGGTCCTATGGCTCAGAGAAGAAAG CCAAGAAGAGAAAATCAGACAAG AACCCCAATTCCCCTCGAAGATCCAagtctttaaaacacaaaaatg GGTTCTCTGTCTGTACCTCTGCATCAAACacccttccccttcttttttcttcttcaggggAACTTAGCAATTCGGATCCTTTTAAG TATAACAACTCAACTGGGATCAGCTACGAAACCCTGGGGCCGGACGAGCTGCGTAACCTGCTCACCACG CAATGTGGGGTGATTTCTGAACACACCAAGAAGATGTGCACAAG GTCCGTGCGCTGCCCCCAGCACACAGATGAGCAGCGGCGAGCCGTGCGCATTTATTTCCTCGGACCCTCAGC CGTCCTTCCAGAGGTCGAGAGTTCCCTGGATAATGACAGCTTTGACATGACTGACAGCCAGGCCCTGATCAGCCGGCTTCAGTGGGACGGCTCCTCTGATCTCTCGCCCTCCGATTCAGGCTCCTCCAAGACGAGTGAGAATCAGGGATGGGGTCTAG GTACCAACAGCTCTGAGTCAcggaaaaccaagaaaaagaaatcccatcTGAGCCTGGTAGGGACTGCCTCCAGCCTGGGCTCCAACAAGAAGAAGAAGCCAAAGCCACCGGCACCCCCGACGCCCAGCATCTACGATGACATCAACTGA
- the ATXN7L3 gene encoding ataxin-7-like protein 3 isoform X1, protein MKMEEMSLSGLDNSKLEAIAQEIYADLVEDSCLGFCFEVHRAVKCGYFFLDDTDPDSMKDFEIVDQPGLDIFGQVFNQWKSKECVCPNCSRSIAASRFAPHLEKCLGMGRNSSRIANRRIANSNNMNKSESDQEDNDDINDNDWSYGSEKKAKKRKSDKLWYLPFQNPNSPRRSKSLKHKNGFSVCTSASNTLPLLFSSSGELSNSDPFKYNNSTGISYETLGPDELRNLLTTQCGVISEHTKKMCTRSVRCPQHTDEQRRAVRIYFLGPSAVLPEVESSLDNDSFDMTDSQALISRLQWDGSSDLSPSDSGSSKTSENQGWGLGTNSSESRKTKKKKSHLSLVGTASSLGSNKKKKPKPPAPPTPSIYDDIN, encoded by the exons atgaaaatggaggAAATGTCTTTGTCTGGCCTGGATAACAGCAAACTAGAG GCCATCGCTCAGGAGATATACGCGGACCTGGTTGAGGATTCTTGTTTGGGATTCTGCTTCGAGGTGCACCGGGCTGTCAAGTGTGGCTACTTCTTCCTGGACGACACGGACCCTGATAGCATGAAGGATTTTG agatCGTGGACCAGCCGGGGTTGGACATCTTTGGACAGGTTTTCAACCAGTGGAAGAGCAAGGAGTGTGTCTGCCCCAACTGCAGTCGCAGTATCGCTGCCTCCCGCTTCGCTCCCCATCTGGAGAAGTGCCTGGGGATGGGCCGGAACAGCAGCCGCATCGCCAACCGCCG GATTGCCAATAGTAACAATATGAACAAGTCGGAGAGTGACCAAGAGGATAATGATGACATCAACGACAACGACTGGTCCTATGGCTCAGAGAAGAAAG CCAAGAAGAGAAAATCAGACAAG CTGTGGTATCTCCCATTCCAGAACCCCAATTCCCCTCGAAGATCCAagtctttaaaacacaaaaatg GGTTCTCTGTCTGTACCTCTGCATCAAACacccttccccttcttttttcttcttcaggggAACTTAGCAATTCGGATCCTTTTAAG TATAACAACTCAACTGGGATCAGCTACGAAACCCTGGGGCCGGACGAGCTGCGTAACCTGCTCACCACG CAATGTGGGGTGATTTCTGAACACACCAAGAAGATGTGCACAAG GTCCGTGCGCTGCCCCCAGCACACAGATGAGCAGCGGCGAGCCGTGCGCATTTATTTCCTCGGACCCTCAGC CGTCCTTCCAGAGGTCGAGAGTTCCCTGGATAATGACAGCTTTGACATGACTGACAGCCAGGCCCTGATCAGCCGGCTTCAGTGGGACGGCTCCTCTGATCTCTCGCCCTCCGATTCAGGCTCCTCCAAGACGAGTGAGAATCAGGGATGGGGTCTAG GTACCAACAGCTCTGAGTCAcggaaaaccaagaaaaagaaatcccatcTGAGCCTGGTAGGGACTGCCTCCAGCCTGGGCTCCAACAAGAAGAAGAAGCCAAAGCCACCGGCACCCCCGACGCCCAGCATCTACGATGACATCAACTGA
- the TMUB2 gene encoding transmembrane and ubiquitin-like domain-containing protein 2 isoform X3 has protein sequence MEFSDVTLIEGVGNEVTVVAGVVVLILALVLAWLSTYVADSGSNQLLGTIVSAGDTSVLHLGHVDHLVAGQGTPEPTELPHPSEGNDEKAEEAGESGGDSTGEPEAGGGVEPSLEHLLDIQGLPKRHAGPESSSPEAPLRSEDSGCLPPSPSLISVRLKFLNDTEELAVARPEDTVGALKSKYFPGQESQMKLIYQGRLLQDPARTLRSLNITDNCVIHCHRSPPGSAVPGPSASLAPSSATEPPSLGVSVGSLMVPVFVVLLGVVWYFRINYRQFFTAPATVSLVGVTVFFSFLVFGMYGR, from the exons ATGGAGTTCTCTGATGTCACCCTCATTGAGGGTGTGGGTAATGAGGTGACTGTGGTGGCAGGTGTGGTGGTGCTGATTCTAGCCTTGGTCCTAGCTTGGCTCTCTACCTACGTAGCAGACAGCGGTAGCAACCAGCTCCTGGGCACCATTGTGTCAGCTGGAGACACGTCCGTCCTCCACCTGGGGCATGTGGACCATCTAGTGGCAGGCCAAGGCACCCCAGAGCCAACCGAACTCCCCCATCCATCAGAGGGTAATGATGAGAAGGCTGAAGAGGCTGGCGAAAGTGGGGGAGACTCCACGGGGGAGCCTGAAGCTGGGGGCGGTGTTGAGCCAAGCCTCGAGCATCTGCTTGACATCCAAGGCCTTCCCAAAAGACACGCGGGCCCGGAAAGCAGCAGTCCAGAGGCCCCTCTGAGATCTGAGGATAGCggctgcctccctcccagccccagcctcatCAGTGTGCGGCTCAAATTCCTCAATGACACCGAGGAGCTGGCGGTGGCCAGGCCGGAGGATACTGTGGGTGCCCTGAAGAG TAAATACTTCCCTGGACAGGAGAGCCAGATGAAACTCATCTACCAGGGGCGTCTGCTGCAGGACCCAGCTCGCACACTGCGTTCCCTGAACATTACCGACAACTGTGTGATTCACTGCCACCGCTCACCCCCAGGGTCAGCTGTTCCAGGCCCTTCAGCCTCCCTGGCCCCCTCCTCGGCCACTGAACCCCCCAGCCTTGGCGTCAGTGTGGGCAGCCTCATGGTGCCTGTGTTTGTGGTGCTGTTGGGTGTGGTCTGGTACTTCCGTATCAATTACCGCCAGTTCTTCACAGCACCTGCCACTGTCTCCCTGGTGGGGGTCACTGTCTTCTTCAGCTTCCTAGTATTTGGGATGTATGGACGATAA